The segment GTCGATCCCGTTCCAACGGCGATCGAAGGCAAGCTACAGAAGCGATTCGTATTTCAAAACGACGAACAGCCGTTGTCGAAGATCGAACTTTCGGTGAACGGAACAAGTGAGTCCGTGTTGCGTTCGTCCAACGAAGACGGCGATTTCTGGACGGTTCAAACCACGCCCGATCTGCCCGCCGAAGAAGGAAGTTTGAGTTCGCGAGCAATCTTTATGCTCGATACGTCACTGAGCACTTCACCGGACAAGTTCAACGTTTGGCTGAAGCTCCTGGAATCGACGCTCAACAACAATCGCGGTTCGCTCAATGAGTTCAACGTGCTGTTCTTCAATGTCGACCAGCATTTTTGGAAAGACAATTACGTCGCCAACACGCCGGAAAATGTTGCGGCGCTGAAAACGACGCTGGAGAATCTGGCACTCGAAGGCGCGACCGATCTCTACGGTGCCGTCCAAGCGCTCGCCGACGCGAAATGGGCTGGCGACGAAGCGAATCAGCCCGATCTGTTTTTGCTCAGCGATGGTGCGGCGACGTGGGGCGAAACGGACCTGCGGCTGATCAACCAACGGCTGCAGCAATCGCAGCTTGGCAGCCTGTTCGCCTACCAAACGGGGCTTAGCGGAACAGCGATTTCCGGTTTGCGATTCCTCGCTGGTCAGTCCGGAGGCGCCGTGTTCAGCGTCGCAACCGAAGACGAAATCAAAACGGCTTCCACGGCGCATCGCAAACGGCCTTGGCAACTGAAATCGATCGCCGCCGCAGGAGCCAGCGACATTCTCACCGCCGGCCGCGTCCAGTGGGTTTATCCCGGGCAGACGCTCACGATCGTTGGACGTGGAAACGTCGAGGAATCGATCGAGCTCAAATTCCAACAGGGAAATGAATCGAAAGCGATCACGTTGACTCCGACAACCATCGAATCGCAACTTGCATCGCGGATGTACGGCCACGTCGCGGTCGGGCAGCTGGAAAGTTTGGGCTCGCAAGTCTTCGACGTCTCGGCGGCCTACGCCCGTCACTTCCGCATCACGGGCAGGACTTGCAGTCTGCTGATGCTGGAGTCTGAAGCTGACTATCAGCGCTTCGACATCAAGCCACAGGAAGACCTGTTCGTCGTCAAAGCAAAATCGACTTCGAAACTGGTCGCTGAAACGTTGGAGAAGTTTGCCGAACAACTGGTCGATCCGAAAGCCAAATTGCTGGCCTGGTTGGACCGTCTCGAATCGATGCCGGGCATGGAGTTCAAAATGCCAACGGCGCTCAAGCTGGCGATGGACGACATCAAAGTTGATGCCATCTCGCAGTCGATGGAGTGTTCGTTGGCGACGAAAGAAGAACTGAGCGAGTCGTATTTAAAAGCCATCGGACTCGAACATCTTGACTACGACGCGATCTCTGCCGAGGCGAATCGTCGTGCCGTGAAATCTGTCGATGACTCGATCAAAGTCTACAGTTCTCTCGTCGAGCGTAATCCTGGTGACATCATCGTGGCGCGTGACGTGGCGTTCACCGCCATGGAACTGGAGCGCCCGGCGACAGCGTTTCACTTGCTACGTCGCGTGGCTCAGGCTCGTCCGTTTCAGGGCAACATCTATCCCGCGATCGGACAATGTCTGGCTCAGCTTGGCAAAGGCGACATGGCGATCGTGTACTATGAAATCGCGATGAACGGCACCTTCCAACGCCAGGGCAACGAATTCAAACAAATCGTTGCAACGGAGTATATTCACTTGCTTCGTCAGATTGTTTCTGGCAAAGTCGAATCATCCGTGAAAGATTTCGCCGCGGCTCGACTGCAGACGCTCGGCAAGCACTTACCGTTTGGAACGGCCGACGTTGTGATCACGATGATGTGGAATCAGGACCAAACCGATGTGGATTTGCACGTCGTTGAACCCTCTGGCGAAGAGTGTTTCTACAAGCATAACCGCACCAAGAGCGGCGGAGCGATCACATCCGACATCACGACTGGTTTTGGCCCCGAGATGTACTTCAACGCCAACGCCCCGCGGGGGAAGTATCAGCTGAAGGCGAAATTCTTTGGCAGCGGCCAGAATCGAACTTCGACGCGAAACAAGGTCTACATGACGATCATTCGCGGCTTCGGCACGGAGGAAGAATCAATGACGCGTCGAACGATACAGCTGGAAACCGTCGGCGAAAAAATGCCCGTGATGAGCATGGAGGTCGAGTAACCGGAGAGCTCGGCCCGGATCTGTGTGGCCAAGCGGCCGCCGAAGTAGGCGATCAGTTTTTTGTGATAAGTTCGCCCGGCCGTCCGATATTAATCTGGAATCCCGCAGCTATCTTCATGCTTGAAGTTTAACCCTTCAGACCAAAGTTCGTTCGAGGAATCGGCTTTGGGCCATTTGCGACATGATGACTCAAGCTCCATGTTTGGCCCAGAGCCAGGTCTCGACGATCGGTATCCGTGGCGATCTGATCTGATCTGATCTGATCTGATCTGATTTGCTTCAAGTCGTCGGCTACTTCCGAAACTCTTCCCGCTCGGAGTCTCGAATACCACCCCGAAAGGTCTCGGCAACCTGATCGTCCAGATAAACGACGGTCACTTTGTAACCCTCCAGGTTGGGCAGAATCCGGCTGAACGACCAATCTTCGATCAGATAGTCGCCAGCAGTCTCAGACGACGTCGGTTCGCATCCAGCCGCTTCATGGACTGCCGTCCGATTTGCACCAGCTTGGCCGCTCGCTTCAACCACGCGGTCAACGGCCTCTTTTCCGGCGGGTAACAGCACCATCCGGTCATAGGCAAAGGCTCCTCCGATTCCCACCAGCAGCACCAGCAGAATAGCGATGCGTATAAAGAAAGAAGCTCCATACGAGGAGTCTGATTTTGAGTTCATGACGTTGATCCAAAAAGGGCAATGATGCCCCGATTATAGCACCACCGGTAAACGGGTCGCAGCTGTCGCAATCGGTCTGTCTACGAACCGCGTTGCCAGTTCACACGGTCAAAAGCGACCAGAAAATGCCCGCCTTGTCCGTTTTGGCTGATCACGGTACGTTTCAAGAATAATTATCAACTCAATGGATAAGGATCGCTGCCTTGAACCCTTTTCAATCAATCGGCTCAAACTCGAATCAGGCGCCAGCTCTGAACGATCTGCCTGCGCTGCACGATCTACGTAATGCGAGTGCCCACGCGGCCTATCAGCGCCAGCGTACGATGACTCTGGGTGACTTGCTGCTTGAAAATCGCATCGTTTTTCTGCAAGGTGAAATTCACACCGGCAACGCCAACGAAGTCGTCATGAAATTGCTCTATCTGCAGAGCGAAAACAAACGCAAAGACATCAACTTTTATATCAACTCTCCTGGTGGCGACGTAATCGCAACGCTCGCGATCTACGACGTGATGCAGATTCTCAATTGCCCCGTGGCCACGTTCTGCGTCGGTCAGGCTGCCAGCGGAGCAGCCGTTTTGCTGGCAGGCGGAACCAAAGGCAAGCGTTACTGTCTTCCGCATTCACGCGTCATGATTCACCAGCCATTTGGTGGTGTTAGCGGACAGGTTAGCGACATTGAAATTCAGGCGGATGAAATTATTCGCAATCGCTCTGTCCTGAACCAGATTCTGGCAGAATCAACGGGCAAGACTGCCGAGCAGATCGGTAAAGACATTGATCGTGACTTTTTCCTGACCGCCGAAGAGGCCAAGGAATACGGTTTGGTCGATCAGATTACCAGCAAGCCGTCCAAGGATGGCGACGAATAGTCGAAACTTCGGCACGTCGCCAAGCCATCACTCAAAACAATTCCTTCAACGGTTCAATAGCCGGAGCAACAAATCATGCCAATCGTTCCTTACGTCGTCGACAACACTGGTCGAGAAGAACGCGTTTACGACATTTACAGCCGACTGCTCAAAGACAGAATTATCTTCCTTGGTCAGCAGGTGACTGCGGATCTGGCGAATTCGCTGGTCGCGCAGATGCTCTTTCTTCAATCAGAAGATCCGAAGAAAGACATTCATCTCTACATCAACTCACCTGGCGGTAGCGTAACCGCTGGATTGGCGATTTACGACACGATGCAATTCGTCAGCTGCGATGTGGCCACCTACTGCATGGGTCAGGCCGCCTCGATGGGCGCGATGCTGCTCACGGCAGGTGCTGCCGGCAAGCGTTTCGCATTGCCAAACGCCAGCATCATGATTCACCAGCCGCTTGCCGGAATGCAAGGCACGGCGGAAGAAATCATGATCCATCGCAAAGAACTGCGTCGTGTGAAAGCCCATCTCAACAAGCTGATTGCTCATCACACTGGCAAGTCAGTCGAAGAGATCGAAGAGAACACGGACCGTGACAACTTCATGAGCTCGGAAGAGGCTCGTGAGTTTAACTTGATCGATCGCGTCGTCGCGAGCATCGAAGAAGCATCCGCATAGAATTGCGTTTGGCTCAATCGCGTCAATATTTCCAGATAGTAACGCTCCGAAAGAGAACGCAATATGGATTTTCATCATTTCTATACCGCGACTGCGAAGACGACCGATTCGGGTTCGGTAAACATTGACATCGAAGGCCTCGAGCCCATGGAGTCCAATGCTCCCAAGGAATTCGGTGGTCCTGGAGACAAATGGTCGCCCGAAGACCTGCTGGTCGCGGCGGTTGCCGATTGCTACGCACTTTCGTTTCGAGCCATTGCCGGGATGTCGAAGTACGCGTGGAAAGATCTTTCGTGCGAAGTTGTTGGCGAGTTGGACAAAGCGTCTGACGGCGTTCAGTTCGTGGGCTTCAAGGTGAAGGCTCGACTGGTCGTGGACGCCGAAGCGGATGTCGCGCGGGCTGAAAACCTTCTGAAGAAAGCGAAAGGTGCTTGCTTCATCACCAATTCGCTCAAGGTAGATGCTGAGCTGGAAACGGAAGTCGTGGTCGGCTAGGCACTGTTTGCTAACTGTGAGCCCCTTGCCGCTCATGTTTGGCCGCGTTGACGACATGAAGATCAATTTGTCAAACAGTGCCTAATAGTGCTGCAAATCTGAAATTCGAAACGGACCCGTGACAACGATGTCGCTGGTCCGTTTTTTTGTCGAAGCATTGATGTCATCGCTCTGGGTGAAAGCAGTTTTATGCCAGCAGTTTGGCACGGCGTTGATACTGACAGCCCACAACCGTCCCGCGGTCCGCAAATCAGAGCTTCCTGGTGGATCAGCGTGTTGAGGTCACATTCGTGATGCAATTGACATTGCGTTGAGGTGCCTTTTTCCCGTAAAGGTTGGGTCGAATTAGTTCCAATGCAGCAAACGGGCGTCAGAAATGCGCTTCATCACAATCATCATTTTGCTCGGCAGCATCCTGGCCGCGGCTCCGGGATGTCGGACCACGTCCGTGCAGTGTGAGCGCGAAACAGCGTTGCTCCGTGCCGAGATTCTTGACCTCGAAGACAAATACTACGCGCTCAAATCGCAACACGAGCGCGTGCTAACCGGCGGATCAAACGCCGTCGCTACCAACGATGTTATCGGCAGCGGAATCGTTGCGGGATCGCCGATGGTCGTAAACTCATGGCCAGTGCAAGGCGACGTGATCTACGAAGACCAGATAGTGCCCGGCGGTACTGCGGTCTACCAGGCACCACTCGAAGGCGAAGTCTACTACGACGGCCAGGTTTACGAGGGTCAGATTTACAACGGACAAAGCTATGAAGGCCAAGTGCTTCCGATGGCTCCCACGCCAATTGAGTCACCAGTGACCAACCCTGGCGTTGAGACAGTGCCTTCGGCTGGCGATACGAACGCGTTGCCACTTGATCTTGATAACCAGTCGAACTCTCCAACCGGCGATACAACGCTACGAAACGCTCCAACACTGGAACTTTCCGACGGTCCGGAACTGGAAGTCGGTTTCGAGGAGTTGGAACTTCAGCTTGCCGACGAACAGGAAGTCGATCGAATTGAGATTGTCCCGTCCGCGACGCGCGGCAAGGATCTCGATGGAGTTGCAGGCCATGATGGTCTCGAGATCATGATCCAGACGCTGAACTCGGATGGAGAATTTGTTGACCAAGCCGGCGAACTGACGGTGGTCGTGAAAGACAATCTGGCTGGAGAGATTGGAAAGTGGACTTTCTTGCCGAAAGAGTTGAAGCTGTTCCTGTCGCGCGATGAACTTGGCAACATGGGAACGCTTTTGCATCTACCCTGGACCGATCGGATTCCGGTCAGCAAACAGGTCGAAGTTCGCGTCTCGATGATGATCGGCAGCATCGAATATGTTGCGACGCTGGATCTGAAAATTGATCCTCCAACCGGTCAGCCCGGTGATAATGCGATCGTTGGTTGGGGCGGCGAAGATACACGCTGGCTTTCGCCGTCGAAACCATCGACCCAGCCGTCTGTGTTTGCGAGCCCCCAGCTACCAGCGAGCAAACCGCCATCGACGGCGGTTCAGCGGCCAAAGTGGAAACCAGTCCGGTAAGTGCGTCCGTCGACCGCTTTCATCACAGCGATGTCAGATTCGATCGGGCTCTGACGAATCGCAATCGTCGCGAACTTTATCGCTCGTTTGAAACTACGTTCGAGCCGCGGAGTTGCACGATTTGTTCCGCGTGCTCCATGGCAAGGTTCGGACACTTCGTAACTCTCTCGCAGCTATTGCATACGATGCGAACGATATCGTGTCGGGAAACAGACGGTGTCAGCTTGGTAATTTCACGGATGGATTCGGCAAGTCTTTTGCAAATCATGGTTTGGTCTTTCTGTTCGTGACTGTCAATGGTTAGGTTGCTTAAAAAATCTGTCTCGCTGGTCGCCAGTCGATGAGTTGGGTTTTCGAGAACGACCGAATGTTCGTTCGGGGCTTGGTCGTCACCCAGCCAGAACGACTACCCGTCCAGGTCATCGTCGTCCGGTTGAGGACCATGTTTGCGTCTGGTCGGACCGTCCCACTGGGTCGGGATCAGTTTGACAGGGCCTCCTTTGGCAGGTTTCTCAATGCGGAAACGGCTACGGACATAACCGTGGCAATCGATGCAAGTCGTCGACATGTGGAGGTAGGTGTAGTGAGCCGCTTGCAAGTCTTCACGTTCGGCATGTTCCGCCAGCTTGTCACACTGACGGCGGAAGGAGACGCTGTAGTGTTGGTAGACTTCGTCGACTGATCGAGGCCAATGTGCTGCCTCGGCAATCTTCTTCAGTTGCCGGGCACTGTCCCGGATTTTGACGAAATCTTCGGTCACCAAACCGGCCAGGACCTTCTGCGAATTGGCGAGCTTGGCATCCATATACAGTTGAGTGTCGTCAACCCGCTCGGGCTCCGACTGAACCTGCTCTTGCTGATTGGCGTTCGCCTGGTTTGTCAGGGCTGGCGTTTGCAGCGGTGGTTTCGCGCATACCCAAGCCCCACCGATCACCATAATTGCGGAGGTGAAGATTGCTGCGAGTGATTCCGTTCGAAGTTGCATAATCATCCTTTCTCAGAAACTGTCGTACAAAATGTGCGCCGGCGTTTACGCCGGGTTTACAGTTCGGCAAGAAAGTTAATCAGGTCCGTCGATGTGACCAAGCCCACGAGTTTTTCTCCGTCAACGACTGGTAACGCGTGGAAGCTGTGTGAGCCAAGCAACCGAGCTGCGTCGCGAATCGTCGCGGTCTGCGGAATGGTTACTGGATTTTGATTCATGATGTCGTGCATCTTGTAAGTGTGGTCGAGGATGCTATCGAGGCCTTTGCCGTCCTGATTTCCAAACTCCCCAAACGAAACTCGCATAAAGTCATTGGATGTCACGATCCCAATCAGTTTCTCGCCACTGACGACCGGCACGTGGTGAATTGGCTTTTCCTCGAAGATCTGTCTTAGTTGAGAAACCGGCTGTCCGTCATGAACGGTGGTCAGTTCAGTTGACATGATCCCGGAGATCGATTCATTCTTCTTCATGGCGTCTCAATAAAAATGGAAAGGTCGTAGGCGGCAGGCAGTGAGTCACAAGATTCGGTGTCTGCGATGGAAATCAATAGCAAGGGCCATGCCACCAACGAATCAGGGCCGTCCGCCTATCTGGAATTCGGAAACGAAGTTGCTCAAGGCAAACAATGGCTTGCGTCTGCGGGCAATTCGCGGAATCGAAACCAATGAAAGCGTCGATGGATCGAAACGGTGTGTCGTTGTGCCGGGCGAGAATGCTCAGGCAGCCGTGCGGGTGAGCACGCTGGCAGAATTCGAAAGAAGCGGAATTTATGTGTTCCGGGCCAATGGCCAGGCGTTGCCAGGACTCGGCAATAACTGGCCTCAAACCAGCATCCATGCAAGCGTGCAAGCGAATGGGTCAAAGAGCAGCGAACGCGTCGCCTGGCACAACTCAACCCTGCTCTAGTATTTCAACCTACGGGCCGTCCGCGGTGTTTCGACACGCGAAGCCTCTGGTTGAAACGATCCCAGTTGATCGGACCACGACCCTGGAACGACTTCTTCCGGAGCAACGATTGGCACGGGCTGGTTCAGATTCGAAGCGTTGTCCAGCGCCACGCCGCACCAGCCTTCCGCCAAAGATAGCCGGCCAATTCCGAGGGCCAGTCCAGGTACCTTTTCACGAACGGCAGCTGGCAACAGGTCGAACGCGTACTGTCGATCGAGAATAACTTTGAACGCGCCACGAATCGCAATCTGGTCGGCAAGCCGTAAATCAGAACCCTCCGAAACCACTTCTGAAAGGTTGACGCGATCAAGCACGACCCGCGTTCCGATGTATTTCGGGACGAAGCTGGTGGTGACCTTGATTTTCTTCCAGGGGCGACCGTTGCCAATCTGAAATCGGCGAAAACTGAACGTCACGCTGGCAATGCCGTCTTCAAAATCCACTCGAACGCCATCATATTTTTCAAACTGAAACGTCGCTTCAGCTTCCGTGTTTTTTGACTCGTACGGAATGCCGGTGATTTTCTCGATATGCTGACCTAGCGTGATCGCGTCGAATTTTTTTCCATTGATCCCAAAACGCTCGATCAAATTGTTGAGCGCCGATTGGTGAAACTGAACCGTCAGAAGGTCTGACTCAAAATCGGTAGGCCGTGGCTGCCACGCCGCCATTTGGTCACGGCCCGCGACACGGTAGCGACCGACGATCCGCTGATTTGACGTGCTCAACTGGACGGTTTCCGGTTCCAGATCCATCGAGATCAGTCGTGACAACACCACCTCGTGAATGCCTTTGCGCAGTTGCTGTACCAGATCGTTGACTTCCTGTTCCACGCGCTGCTTGGCGCCCGTTTCCACACGATGCTTGGTCAGCTTGAGTGCTTCCGGCGTTTGCTCTTCTGCCTTTTGCTTGGCGATTTTTCGAGTCAACCAGCCGACCAGCGGAACTCGATCGTAGCTGCCGCGGAGACCGGTCAGACGCTGTCGCGCTGTCGACGTTGCCTGAGCTTCTTCCGACGTAACGCCCGTGCGGCTGAACGCCAGCTTTTGAAAGACCTTGAAATCTGCCAGGCCCCGGTTCTCGAAAATGAATCCGCTTCGCTTGGCGACCGTTTCCGACGTCACATGGCCGATCGTTTCGATACCCAACGAAATTTCGTTAGGGTTAGGGATCAACGCGATTCGCAACTGATTCTCGATCAGGCTTTGGCCAGAGACCTTGGCTCCCTGGATTCTTTCCGACACCGGTTCGGTCATCGCAGGTACCTGTGGCAGCATCTGGTTTAGCATTCTCTGATTGATTGCAATTCGAAAGTTTGCGTTTCGCCAGTGAGAATCGATCGTCGCTGCCAACTCGTTAGCAACAGGATCCTCCGACCACA is part of the Mariniblastus fucicola genome and harbors:
- a CDS encoding ClpP family protease, producing MPALHDLRNASAHAAYQRQRTMTLGDLLLENRIVFLQGEIHTGNANEVVMKLLYLQSENKRKDINFYINSPGGDVIATLAIYDVMQILNCPVATFCVGQAASGAAVLLAGGTKGKRYCLPHSRVMIHQPFGGVSGQVSDIEIQADEIIRNRSVLNQILAESTGKTAEQIGKDIDRDFFLTAEEAKEYGLVDQITSKPSKDGDE
- a CDS encoding ATP-dependent Clp protease proteolytic subunit, whose product is MPIVPYVVDNTGREERVYDIYSRLLKDRIIFLGQQVTADLANSLVAQMLFLQSEDPKKDIHLYINSPGGSVTAGLAIYDTMQFVSCDVATYCMGQAASMGAMLLTAGAAGKRFALPNASIMIHQPLAGMQGTAEEIMIHRKELRRVKAHLNKLIAHHTGKSVEEIEENTDRDNFMSSEEAREFNLIDRVVASIEEASA
- a CDS encoding OsmC family protein, with protein sequence MDFHHFYTATAKTTDSGSVNIDIEGLEPMESNAPKEFGGPGDKWSPEDLLVAAVADCYALSFRAIAGMSKYAWKDLSCEVVGELDKASDGVQFVGFKVKARLVVDAEADVARAENLLKKAKGACFITNSLKVDAELETEVVVG
- a CDS encoding CBS domain-containing protein encodes the protein MKKNESISGIMSTELTTVHDGQPVSQLRQIFEEKPIHHVPVVSGEKLIGIVTSNDFMRVSFGEFGNQDGKGLDSILDHTYKMHDIMNQNPVTIPQTATIRDAARLLGSHSFHALPVVDGEKLVGLVTSTDLINFLAEL